GCCATTTCCTGTGGCAATTTGTGAAGCCAGGATTGAATGAACGCGAAAGCCAATTCTTAAGTTTATATTCACCAATTATGTTTTTACTCTTTTTGAGCGGAATTGCGTTTGGTTACTTTATTGTGAATCCGCTCAGCTATAATTTCTTGGTTTCTTTAGGTGCGATGAACTTCAATGTCATGGTTTCTGCCCAGGAATACGCTAGTTTTCTTCTGATGACGACGGTGCCATTGGGTTTATTATTCGAGTTGCCCATCGTTGCGATGTTTTTAGCGACAATTGGATTGTTAACCGCGGAGTCGATGAAAAAGGTTCGGAAATGGTCGTATTTATCGTTGGCTATTATTTCGGCGCTCATCACGCCGCCTGATTTCATCAGCCAATTGATTGTGCTCATTCCAATGGCGCTCCTTTATGAAATCAGCATCTATATCGTGAGTCGTTCCGAGCAACGAACTACAACTCCAGTTGAAAATTGAAAATCGGCATCCGCTTATGGGATGCCGATTTCTTTGTTGATCGAAAAATGGTCAGAGGTATTGGCTATGTTTTATGAAGAACTTGAGTTTTTGTTCGATTTCATAGACATGCCCGTGAACGATTCCACTTGTTTCATCAGCTTATCTCGTGCGTTCTTGTTTCTCATCAAGTATGCCGCACCGGCACCGAGCGCTGTAAGAGCCCATTTTCCATTCACATATATTCCTCCTCATTCACTATAGTTTCGATCAACGATTATTTTTCCCTATTTGGACAATCTTATTCTGAGTGAGATTAAAATCCTGCGGAGAGTTGCGAACTCATAGACATCGAGTGCATGGGAAGATTATAATTAGTATAGATACGGAATTGTATTTCGGGAGGACTTTATGTTTAAAAATAAATTGAACTTATTCACAATCTTTATTGTGATTTTATTAGTATTATCAAGTTGCGGGAGTAAAGGCGAGAATCGTCCTAAAACAAATGAAAATAGACTGGTCTATGCATCTGAATCCGAATTCGATGGATTGAATCCGATTCTTGAAGAGACGAATCTCGATGCACTCCTATTTCGGGGATTAATGCGCTTTAATGAAAAAAATGAGCCCGATACAGATATCGCGGATTCGGTCAATATATCAGATGATGGTTTAACATATACGATTAAATTAAAAAAAGGCATCGAGTTTCATGACGGTAGGGAACTTACCGCTGAAGATGTGATTTTCACAATTGAAAGCATTTTGGACGACAAGAATGCATCATTTTTGAAGTCAGATTTCACTGAGGTTGATTCGATAACAAAATTAGATGATTATGAACTCGAATTAACACTAAAACACCAATTCACGCCGATTTTGGATAAGCTGACGGTTCCGATTCTTCCGAAGCATGCATTCGAGGGGAAGGATATGCGAACGGCCGAATTTAATAGCCATCCTATTGGCGCGGGTCCATATAAGTTCGACAATTGGGACCGTGGAAACAGTTTGACGTTGGAAGCCTATCATAATTTCCATGGTACAAAACCTTCGATTGAAAAGGTGATATTCAAGTTTATTCCAGATAGTAATGTTCGGGCATTGCAGTTGAAATCAGGCGAAGTTGATATCGCGTTGTTAGATCCTGTTCAAGTCGCAGAAATGGAAAAGGTGGAAAGTCTTAAGATTTACAATGTCGATTCCGCCGATTACCGTGCTGTTTTATTTAATATGAACAAAGATCTTTGGAAAGATGCAAATGTAAGGCGTGCATTCAGTTATGCGACAGACCGTACCAAAATCGTCAACGGCATTTTAAAAGGTTTCGGTACTGAAGCCTATTCACCACTTCAAAAGCATGCCTTTAAAAATGAGGATATTGAGAAATACGAATATAATGTCGAAAAAGCAAAACAGCTGTTAGACGAAGCGGGTTGGAAAGAATCGAGTGACGGTTTCCGTTACAAAGACAGCGAAAAGTTGACGTTTACGATTACTTCGCCGGCATCGGATTCAGTACGCGTGAACGTGGCAAACTATGTCGCGGAAGGATTTAAGAAAATCGGCGCGGATGTGAAAGTCGCTGCGCTCGATTGGAGTGCCATCACAATTGAAGATACAGATGCTTTTATGATTGGCTGGGGAAGCCCATATGATGCCGATCATCACACGCATATTTTATTCCACTCGGAGGAGTCGAGTTTGACGGGCACAGGTTATAACTACGGAAATTATTCAAATCCAAAAGTCGATACACTCCTAGAACACGGTCGTTTGGAGATAAATCCCGAAAATCGACAGAAATTATATATGGAGTTTCAAGAAGAACTTGCGGAAGATCCGCCGTTTGACTTCATCGCCTATGTAAATGCGGTTTACGGCATGAATAAAAATATAAGCGGCGTGAAAGAACGGGTTCTTGGCCATCATGGTTCAGGTTTCCTTTGGAATGTCGAGGAGTGGTCGTGGAATGACCGTTAAATGGATCGGGAAGCGGATGATGATGGGGGTGGGGGTTCTCCTCGTCGTCAGCTTCCTTTCTTTTTTTATCATGCATGCGGCGCCAGGTGACCCTGCGACAGCGTTTTACGGCGGCAATGCACAAACATTGAACGCGGCTGAAAAGGAACGAATCAGCCGTGTTTTTTCGCTTGACCGACCTGTTACTGCACAGTATGGCTCGTGGCTTATAGAAACATTAAAAGGAAATTTAGGAATTTCCTATAAAGAAGGACGACCTGTCACAACCATTCTCATGGAAAGGCTGCCGAATACATTGCTGCTTTTCAGCGTGACGATGTTTTTCATCATTGCCGGCTCAATTTGGATCGGAACGATAGCGGGCATGAAAGCAGGATCTATTTGGGATAGAGGCCTATCAACAGCAAGCATCGCAACATCTTCAATTCCTGCTTTTTGGCTAGGTATTTTATTTATTTCATTTTTTGCAGTTAAACTTGGCGTGCTTCCGTCATCGGGAACTGGAGATATTGGCGGGGAAGGCGGTTTTTGGGATAAACTGCGCTATCTCATTTTACCGGCGACCGTCATTATCATCACTCATGTCGGCATTTACGCACGTTTTCTTCAAGA
This genomic window from Sporosarcina sp. Marseille-Q4063 contains:
- the tatC gene encoding twin-arginine translocase subunit TatC codes for the protein MDPYGDHNREIMSPLDKPTIENQEVSEKTPEKKLQAVENTENNNAEANDKGSPESNSSLVDHLSDLRKQLIKSILTFLLFFIVVFVTINLWFPYVTRGHELIVLGPLEVVKFYMSISTALAVGLALPFLCHFLWQFVKPGLNERESQFLSLYSPIMFLLFLSGIAFGYFIVNPLSYNFLVSLGAMNFNVMVSAQEYASFLLMTTVPLGLLFELPIVAMFLATIGLLTAESMKKVRKWSYLSLAIISALITPPDFISQLIVLIPMALLYEISIYIVSRSEQRTTTPVEN
- a CDS encoding ABC transporter substrate-binding protein, whose protein sequence is MFKNKLNLFTIFIVILLVLSSCGSKGENRPKTNENRLVYASESEFDGLNPILEETNLDALLFRGLMRFNEKNEPDTDIADSVNISDDGLTYTIKLKKGIEFHDGRELTAEDVIFTIESILDDKNASFLKSDFTEVDSITKLDDYELELTLKHQFTPILDKLTVPILPKHAFEGKDMRTAEFNSHPIGAGPYKFDNWDRGNSLTLEAYHNFHGTKPSIEKVIFKFIPDSNVRALQLKSGEVDIALLDPVQVAEMEKVESLKIYNVDSADYRAVLFNMNKDLWKDANVRRAFSYATDRTKIVNGILKGFGTEAYSPLQKHAFKNEDIEKYEYNVEKAKQLLDEAGWKESSDGFRYKDSEKLTFTITSPASDSVRVNVANYVAEGFKKIGADVKVAALDWSAITIEDTDAFMIGWGSPYDADHHTHILFHSEESSLTGTGYNYGNYSNPKVDTLLEHGRLEINPENRQKLYMEFQEELAEDPPFDFIAYVNAVYGMNKNISGVKERVLGHHGSGFLWNVEEWSWNDR
- a CDS encoding ABC transporter permease; this encodes MTVKWIGKRMMMGVGVLLVVSFLSFFIMHAAPGDPATAFYGGNAQTLNAAEKERISRVFSLDRPVTAQYGSWLIETLKGNLGISYKEGRPVTTILMERLPNTLLLFSVTMFFIIAGSIWIGTIAGMKAGSIWDRGLSTASIATSSIPAFWLGILFISFFAVKLGVLPSSGTGDIGGEGGFWDKLRYLILPATVIIITHVGIYARFLQENIKEESRKYYVTVARANGVAEREIRKGILRNASFPYLNYIGMTIPSFFGGSIIVESLFSWNGLGQLTVKSVVTKDFPLLMGGIIFIGLLVVVSLFIIDLIMYSLNPKLRKGGV